In Catalinimonas alkaloidigena, a single genomic region encodes these proteins:
- a CDS encoding porin family protein, with amino-acid sequence MKPLFLLTLLCLCGHAFGQEMATPFYLIGKAGIGFANQYGPDATSETRLNWERADRYYANHPASRRFQPSPAFFLGIGKRFGKLYALEIGAGYVQKGAKIHFSNVDGSARWKQEYLSIPLYNKFYVGRNRQLFFVGGAFLDVLLRATEKGKTSDATYERERGANPIDGGVALGVGYDLNWRDRRRFALELIDHLSFVSYGREMVPQPQRYYNQSLELKLAYRLAFR; translated from the coding sequence ATGAAACCCCTCTTCCTCCTGACACTGCTCTGCCTGTGCGGCCACGCTTTCGGACAGGAAATGGCCACGCCTTTTTACCTCATCGGCAAGGCGGGGATCGGCTTTGCCAACCAATACGGTCCCGATGCCACTTCCGAAACACGTTTGAACTGGGAGCGCGCCGACCGCTATTACGCCAACCATCCGGCCAGTCGCCGTTTCCAACCAAGTCCGGCGTTTTTTCTGGGAATCGGGAAACGGTTCGGGAAACTATACGCGCTCGAAATCGGAGCGGGCTACGTGCAGAAGGGTGCGAAGATTCATTTCTCGAACGTCGACGGTTCGGCACGGTGGAAGCAGGAGTACCTCTCGATTCCGCTCTACAACAAGTTTTACGTGGGACGGAACCGGCAGCTTTTCTTCGTCGGCGGAGCGTTTCTGGACGTGCTGTTGCGTGCTACCGAAAAAGGAAAAACCAGCGACGCAACGTACGAACGGGAGCGGGGTGCCAACCCAATCGATGGCGGGGTGGCCCTTGGGGTGGGCTATGACCTGAACTGGCGCGACCGCCGCCGCTTTGCGCTGGAGCTGATCGATCACCTCAGCTTCGTCTCCTACGGTCGGGAGATGGTGCCGCAGCCACAGCGGTACTACAACCAGTCGCTGGAACTGAAACTGGCCTATCGGTTAGCCTTCCGGTAA